In Rutidosis leptorrhynchoides isolate AG116_Rl617_1_P2 chromosome 2, CSIRO_AGI_Rlap_v1, whole genome shotgun sequence, one genomic interval encodes:
- the LOC139888115 gene encoding uncharacterized protein, translating to MTPYVKYLQDGTLPDSNTEATRIKVSAPLYVLENGVLYRKSFNGPNLRCLAPQQALDVIKEMHEDLCAQHSDYRTVVSRIMRQGYYWQTIYRDTAEIIKACDACQRHGTVLPKQGRA from the coding sequence ATGACCCCTTATGTGAAATATTTGCAAGACGGAACACTACCAGATAGCAACACAGAAGCAACAAGGATAAAGGTAAGTGCTCCGCTCTACGTATTGGAGAATGGTGTGCTATATAGGAAATCCTTCAATGGTCCAAATTTGAGGTGTTTAGCGCCACAACAAGCATTAGATGTAATTAAAGAGATGCATGAAGATTTGTGTGCACAACATTCTGACTACAGAACTGTGGTATCACGAATAATGAGGCAAGGATATTATTGGCAAACAATTTACAGAGATACAGCAGAGATAATCAAAGCATGCGATGCATGTCAGCGGCACGGAACTGTTCTGCCGAAACAGGGTCGGGCCTGA
- the LOC139888116 gene encoding uncharacterized protein, whose protein sequence is MTFGAVTSTVHGMMKFPMPAGIATLYADRKRTIECVQINRTTVTPIVHDDGSVSPNPVFPYQKIIIGNTLTKETKEKLYKILAANIDVFACQVSDMTEVPRHIAEHKLNVNPNIQPVCQKKIGMAPERIKFLRVEVKNLVDAGILWEVKYQTWVANSMMVNMKLNPKKCTFGVQEGKFLGYIVTERGIKANPKKIQAIEDMASPKMKKEVQSLNGRLAALTRFLSRVADRSLPFMKVLKSCLNKKDFAWTEEAETAF, encoded by the exons ATGACATTTGGAGCTGTGACGTCGACGGTACATGGAATGATGAAATTTCCTATGCCAGCTGGCATAGCAACGCTGTACGCAGACCGGAAAAGAACAATTGAATGTGTACAGATAAACCGTACAACTGTTACGCCAATTGTGCATGATGATGGATCTGTTTCACCAAATCCAGTATTTCCATACCAAAAGATTATCATTGGAAATACATTAACAAAAGAAACAAAAGAGAAGCTCTACAAAATTTTAGCAGCTAATATAGATGTATTTGCATGTCAAGTATCTGACATGACTGAAGTACCGCGTCACATTGCTGAGCATAAGCTTAATGTGAATCCCAATATTCAACCAGTATGTCAAAAGAAAATAGGCATGGCTCCTGAACGGATAAAGTTTCTTAGAGTAGAAGTTAAAAATTTGGTGGATGCTGGGATATTATGGGAGGTCAAGTATCAAACATGGGTAGCAAATTCAATGATG GTTAATATGAAATTGAACCCTAAGAAGTGTACTTTTGGTGTGCAAGAGGGTAAATTTTTAGGTTATATTGTTACGGAGAGAGGAATTAAGGCAAATCCAAAGAAGATTCAAGCAATTGAGGATATGGCATCTCCAAAAATGAAAAAGGAAGTGCAAAGCTTGAATGGGAGATTGGCAGCTTTAACGAGGTTTTTATCTAGAGTAGCAGATCGTTCATTACCATTCATGAAGGTTTTGAAAAGTTGTTTAAATAAAAAGGATTTTGCGTGGACGGAAGAGGCTGAAACAGCTTTTTAA